In Quercus lobata isolate SW786 chromosome 12, ValleyOak3.0 Primary Assembly, whole genome shotgun sequence, a genomic segment contains:
- the LOC115972568 gene encoding transcription factor UPBEAT1 — protein sequence MGVSPQSLLVSLDLKGLLQGNDHEQSCSAKGSLCSKHMGAQANKRSWQMKKQRVMRKNGGGHVKSKRATGILMKRVARLGSKKPANGIVRRVRTLKRLIPNSESMGLDGLFQETADYILSLQMRVRAMQVMVNVLGVSDE from the coding sequence atgggAGTTTCTCCACAATCCCTCCTTGTTTCCCTTGATCTGAAGGGTCTGCTTCAAGGAAATGATCATGAGCAAAGTTGCAGTGCAAAAGGGTCTTTGTGTAGCAAACATATGGGAGCCCAAGCCAACAAGAGAAGTTGGCAAATGAAGAAGCAAAGGGTTATGAGGAAAAATGGAGGAGGACATGTTAAGAGCAAGAGGGCAACGGGGATTTTGATGAAGAGGGTGGCACGTCTAGGTTCAAAAAAGCCGGCGAATGGGATTGTGAGAAGGGTTAGAACCTTGAAGAGGCTCATTCCGAACAGTGAGTCCATGGGCTTGGATGGGCTCTTTCAAGAGACAGCTGATTACATTTTGTCTTTACAAATGAGAGTGAGAGCCATGCAGGTTATGGTTAATGTATTGGGAGTTTCTGATGAGTGA